The uncultured Methanobrevibacter sp. genome includes the window AGCAAAAGTTAAAAAACCATTTGAAGGTTCTATTGAAATTGATGATGATAAATGTCAAGCTTGTGGAGCATGTGTAGATATTTGTGGTTGTAATGCTTTAGCATTCCCTGTATCTTCAGGTCCTGGTTCCAGAATGGAACATGTCACTGCTTACAATGATTACTGTGTAAAATGTAAAGCTTGTGAAAAAGCATGTCCTAACGGAGCAATTACTGTAAAAAGAACTGAAGTTGACCACACACCTATTAACTCAACAACTTGGAAAGAAGCTTTAGATGCAATTAAAGATTAGGTGATTCGATGGAACTTAAAGTTAATCAAGATAATTGTTTAGGATGCGGAATTTGTGTAATCGCATGTCCTGTTAATGCTGCTATCAGTCCAGAAAACGCTGGTGGTAATGGTGCAAAGACTGAAGAAGTTATTATGATGGTTGAAAACGGATTCATCAAACTTTTCAGTCCTGA containing:
- a CDS encoding ferredoxin family protein — protein: MELKVNQDNCLGCGICVIACPVNAAISPENAGGNGAKTEEVIMMVENGFIKLFSPEKCEECGTCQMFCPVNAIWLE